A window of Streptomyces sp. DG1A-41 contains these coding sequences:
- a CDS encoding TetR/AcrR family transcriptional regulator codes for MPQKKEAPLRSDAQRNRERILEVALVELTRAADAPLSAIAKKAGVGQGTFYRHFPSREALVMEIYRHEMRQVAETAAPLLESREPDQALREWMDRCARFAMTKAGLADALRQATSAPGKPAKPAHTPLTEAAELLLRANEKAGTIRPGITADDLFLAIGGLWTIAPNTDWQPRATRLLDLVMDALRVGAPGR; via the coding sequence GTGCCGCAGAAGAAGGAGGCTCCTCTGCGCTCGGACGCGCAACGCAACCGCGAGCGCATCCTGGAAGTCGCGTTGGTCGAACTGACGCGTGCGGCGGACGCCCCGCTGAGCGCGATCGCCAAGAAGGCGGGCGTCGGGCAGGGGACCTTCTACCGCCACTTCCCGAGCCGTGAGGCGCTCGTCATGGAGATCTACCGGCACGAGATGCGGCAGGTCGCCGAGACCGCGGCACCGCTGCTGGAGAGCCGGGAGCCCGACCAGGCGCTCCGTGAGTGGATGGACCGTTGCGCGCGGTTCGCCATGACCAAGGCCGGCCTGGCCGACGCGCTCCGCCAGGCCACCAGCGCGCCGGGGAAGCCGGCGAAGCCGGCACACACCCCCCTGACCGAGGCGGCCGAACTCCTCCTGCGCGCCAACGAGAAGGCCGGCACCATCCGCCCTGGAATCACCGCGGACGACCTCTTCCTCGCCATCGGCGGCCTCTGGACGATCGCCCCGAACACCGACTGGCAGCCCCGCGCCACCCGCCTGCTGGACCTCGTCATGGACGCGCTGCGGGTGGGGGCGCCCGGGCGGTGA
- a CDS encoding 2Fe-2S iron-sulfur cluster-binding protein: MPPSTSSDLTLSVNGEKYTLTVDHRTTLLDALRERLDLTGTKKGCDQGQCGACTVLVDGRRAVSCLQLAVAAEGREITTIEGVAEGDQLHPVQQAFLDLDGFQCGYCTPGQICSAIALIEEHAAGWPSAATDDIRPEAGPPPLTPEEIRERMSGNLCRCGAYVSIVQAVARAAESKGAAA, from the coding sequence ATGCCCCCATCGACGTCCAGCGACCTCACCCTGTCCGTCAACGGCGAGAAGTACACGCTGACCGTCGACCACCGCACCACCCTGCTCGACGCCCTGCGTGAGCGCCTCGATCTGACCGGCACGAAGAAGGGCTGCGACCAGGGCCAGTGCGGCGCCTGTACGGTCCTGGTCGACGGCCGCCGGGCCGTGTCCTGCCTCCAGCTCGCCGTGGCGGCCGAGGGGCGTGAGATCACCACCATCGAGGGCGTCGCGGAGGGGGACCAGCTGCATCCGGTGCAGCAGGCGTTCCTCGACCTCGACGGATTCCAGTGCGGTTACTGCACGCCGGGGCAGATCTGCTCGGCCATCGCCCTGATCGAGGAGCACGCGGCGGGCTGGCCCAGCGCCGCCACCGACGACATACGGCCCGAGGCGGGACCGCCACCGCTGACCCCGGAGGAGATCAGGGAGCGGATGAGCGGCAACCTGTGCCGCTGCGGCGCCTACGTGTCGATCGTCCAGGCCGTGGCCCGGGCCGCCGAGAGCAAGGGGGCGGCGGCATGA